In a genomic window of Branchiostoma lanceolatum isolate klBraLanc5 chromosome 12, klBraLanc5.hap2, whole genome shotgun sequence:
- the LOC136446429 gene encoding collectin-12-like, whose amino-acid sequence MGPAGPLSAGPPGPAGEKRDMGPAGPVSAGPPGPPGEKGAMGPVGPVSAGFPGPPGEKGAMGPVGPVSAGFPGPPGEKGAMGPAGPVSGGPPGPPGEKGPMGPAGPMGKDGPPGAVGLIGPVGPPGPVGSRGLMGPVGPPGPTRMSECPSPPGPAEHAGPCPGGYSMWHGICYKAFPTRKTASNAAAACREDGGTLAMPRDAETNAFLTSLYTPVIMSDQMGYLFGLRRQRREGRFEWVDGSALGDYNSWGPGEPKGIGNCVSYSLLWKGKWINWMCGIRLNFICQVALDHHLNCPFLMPTRLPTNVGRSPRPARRVAQSFPSDGRAVTQVGPLLRHTVLKTLRWRDLYTTLRYHISGRTLTLLDTRAGIFNPLKM is encoded by the exons atggggccagctggtcctttgtctgccgggccacctggGCCTGCGGGAGAAAAGAGAgacatggggccagctggtcctgtgtctgccgggccacctggacctccaggagaaaagggagccatggggcccgttggccctgtgtctgccgggtttcctggacctccgggagaaaagggagccatggggccggTTGGCCCTGTATCTGCCGGGTTTCCTGGACCTCCCGGAGAAAAGGGCGccatgggaccagctggtcctgtgtcggGCGGGCCTCCTGGTCCTCCCGGAGAAAAGGGGcccatggggccggctggtcCTATGGGAAAGGACGGGCCGCCAGGAGCAGTTGGGCTGATTGGACCCGTCGGGCCGCCCGGTCCAGTTGGATCCCGAGGGCTGATGGGACCCGTCGGGCCGCCCGGTCCAACAAGGATGTCCGAGTGTCCAAGCCCTCCCGGACCGGCTGAACATGCAG GACCTTGTCCTGGTGGTTACTCCATGTGGCacggaatctgctacaaggccttccCCACACGTAAGACCGCCAGCAATGCGGCCGCGGCCTGTCGTGAAGACGgtggcaccctcgccatgccccgggacgctgagaccaacgccttcctgaccTCCTTGTATACGCCCGTGATCATGAGTGACCAGATGGGCTACCTGTTCGGCCTGCGCCGTCAGCGCAGAGAAGGAAGGTTTGAGTGGGTGGACGGTTCTGCACTTGGTGACTACAACTCGTGGGGTCCGGGAGAACCGAAGGGCATCGGCAATTGCGTTTCTTACTCGTTATTGTGGAAAGGGAAGTGGATCAATTGGATGTGCGGTATCAGGTTGAACTTCATCTGCCAAGTCGCTCTAG ATCATCATCTGAACTGTCCCTTCCTGATGCCCACCCGACTCCCCACCAACGTTGGTCGGTCCCCCCGTCCTGCCCGCAGAGTGGCCCAGTCCTTCCCATCTGACGGCCGGGCGGTAACACAGGTGGGACCCCTCCTCAGACACACCGTCTTAAAGACGCTCAG atgGCGAGACCTGTACACCACCCTGAGATATCACATATCGGGGCGCACTCTTACCCTTCTCGATACGCGTGCTGGGATCTTTAACCCGCTTAAGATGTGA